The Roseibium sp. Sym1 nucleotide sequence CGCGAGCTCGTGCTGTCCATCCCGAGCGGCTTATAGAGCGCGTCTTCGGACAGGCTCGCCCAGTCCGTGCCGGAAGCTTCCGCCACCGCCTCGGCAGCGGCCGTCAGTCCGAAATTGGTATAGGCATAGGAGGTGCGGAACGCATCCAGCGGCTGCAGGCGCAGGCGCTCCAGGATGGTCCGTCGGCCGAAGCCGAGATCCTCCAGGTCGTCGCCCGCATGGTCCGGCAGGCCGGAGCGGTGGCTGTAGAGGTCGCCGATGGTGAGCTTGTCGGTCCGCGCGGGATCGGACAGCTGAAACCAGGGCAGCAGGTCGCGCATGCGGCTGTCCCAACTGACCACCCCCTCACCGACCTGGCGGGCGACGACCGTGGCGCCGACCGGTTTCGACAGGGAGGCGAGCTGGAAGACCGTATCCGGCGTGATCGGGTCGTTGAGATCGATACGCCTGACGCCGAATCCCTTCGCAAACACCGTTTCCCCCTTGTGAACCACGGCAACGGCGAGACCGGGAATGCCGCTGCGCTCCAGGATGCCGGTGCTGATCCGGTCGAGTTCGGCAATAGCGGCATCGATCTGGCCGGGGGGCACCTCGACGCCCGGTGTCTGCGCGGGAGACAGGGTCTGCGCGATGCTGCTGACCGGCAACAGCGCCAGGGACGCGGCGGAGGTGCTTAAGAACAGGCGGCGGGAAAGGTCGGTCCGGGGCATGGTGGCTCCTTTTGAATCGGGTCCAGCCTAGCAGGAACGACCTGCCGTGGCAGAGTAGAGATCTGTCAAGGTAAACAGGCGCTACCGCACCTGCAGCGTCATCCTGAGGAGCCGCGTCAGCGGCGTCTCGAAGGAGCGGCCAATCACATGGGAACAGGTGGCCGGTCCTTCGAGACGCGCGCAAGCGCGCTCCTCAGGATGACGCTGAGCGTGTGGCGGGACCTGGGAAGAAAATATTGGGCCTGCCTGCGAGGATTGGGAGAGCCGGTTGTCGTCAGACTGGTCGCGCCAGTGCCTTTACGTCATGCCTTCTCAGCTGGTGGCGTCTGGAGAATCGTCGCTGTTGCGCCGGGTCTTCGTTTCCGGGTGCAGTGTCTTGCCGAGAATATGGCTGTCCCTTCCGATGACATGCTGGCTCGAACCGACAATGAGCGGGTCCGGATGTCCGACCACTTTGCCGTCCTTGTCCGGATAAGGCAGCGAATACAGGAAGTGTTCCATGCAGTTCAGACGTGCGCGCTTCTTGTCATCGGACTTGATGACGGTCCACGGCGCATCCGCGGTGTCGGTATAGAAGAACATCGCCTCCTTGGCTTCGGTATAGTCGTCCCACTTGTCGAGCGAGGCCATGTCGATCGGTGACAGTTTCCATTGCTTGAGTGGATCGGTCTTGCGCTGATTGAACCGGCGGCGCTGTTCTTCCTGCGTGACCGAGAACCAGTACTTGAACAGGAGAATCCCGTCGCGCGTGAACATGCGTTCGATTTCAGGACATTGCCGCATGAATTCAAGATACTGCGCGGGAGAGCAGAACCCCATCACGCGTTCGACGCCGGCCCTGTTGTACCAGGACCTGTCAAACAGGATGATCTGTCCCGCCGTCGGAAGATGCTGGATATATCGCTGGAAGTACCATTGGCTCTGCTCGCCTTCGGACGGCTTCTGGAGGGCGACCACGCTGGCACCGCGAGGGTTCAGGTGCTCCATGAACCGCTTGATTGTTCCACCCTTGCCGGCGGCGTCCCGGCCTTCGAACAGAATGACCACGCGTTTGCCGGTCTCCTGAATCCATTTCTGCGCCTTCAGCAGTTCCGCCTGCAGCGTCGCCTTGCGTTTCTCGTAGGCGGCCCGGCGCATCTTGGTCGCGTAGGGATACTCGCCGGTCTCGAATACGTGATGAATGGCCTCCGAGCTGTGCCGCATCTCCGCGAGTGTGTGACGAAGTCCTCCACCCGTCGGGTGGATCTCCTCACTCGTCTTGGACTGTTCCGGTTTGCTGTTGGATGCCTTGCCGGGGCGGGTGCTGCCGGCGGCGGTTTTGCGTGCGGGGGTGCTGGTCTGACTCGTTTTCAAATGTGCCTCCTTGTTCAAGTTACTCTTGGTAACATGTACCGGACAAGGAAGCATTGATTCCGATCAAGGGGTATTTTTTATCAATAAATGCCAAGTAAATTTGGTAAATTTTCTATGACTTGTAATGTGGCGTTATTCTAAAGATCTTGTTGAAATCGGCGTCTGTCCGCGTGGAGACGGCAAGGTGATGTCCTGGCTGGTGGAATCGCGGCACGGCGGACAGGGCACGTCAGTGGCTGTCGCCATGCACGGCGACCATGTCCAGTTCCGCCTCCGGAACGGCAATGGTGCGGAAACTCTCACGGACGCCGTCCTCGCTCAATTCCCGCTGCACCGCGATCAACGTGTTTTCCGGATGCTCTTCGCAGAGGTCGGCCATGTAGCGCAGCTCCCCCTCGGCGACGCCTCTGGCGGCATCGACGGAGGGCGCGCCGTAGAGATCGACGAAGTGTCGTGCCAGCTGGCCGACCAGCTGGTGGAACTCGGTTTCCGCGATCGGCGTGACGGCGACGAACGTCACCCGGCCGAAGGTCTCCAGCCCCAGCCAGCCATTGGCAAAGGCCTGCCGGGCCTTGCCTTCGAGATCGGCCTCGGTCCAGTCGGAAAATTCGAAGCCGCCGGACAGGCACCATTCGCCCGTGCGCGCGGGTGAGAAAAACACGTTGCGGTCGCTGTCGTCCAGGTGAATGGCGCGGGCGAGTTTCATGGGCTCAGGTCTCCAGCCTGGTGGACAGGGGGATGAGGGACGTCTCCTCTCCGTTTCTCAGGAGCATCCCGAAATTCTCGTCGACGCCGACAAACGTGCCGGACTGGCCGTCGATCTCGACCGGCTCGCCGACATTCGGCACCAGAGCGCGCCAGTCGTCGTGAACGGGGCGCGGCCCGTCCTCGAGCCAGCGGTTGATCCAGTAGAGACTGTGGCGCACCCAGGCCTCCAGCAGATCGCCGGGGGTGATGTCCGCGCAGCCTTCTTCCAGGAGGCAGGTGCGGTCGGGGGCCTCGCCGGGGTTGTCGGCGGGGCTGGTCATGCCCAGCTCGAGGCCGATGACCAGCCAGTCCGGTTCGGCGTCCGGCAGTACGGACGAGGCCTTTGCCCGCAGCCGGCCGCAGGTCGCACCGTTGACCTTGATGCCGCCGTCCCAGTCCAGATGCACGGCGACCTCCGGCGGCGCGAGGGCGCCGAGGGCGGCCTGCAGGCCGAGACCGCAGACCGGCAGGGCGGTCATCGCCTCTTCCAACGGTTTTTCCGGCGCGAAGACCAGGCTTGCCCGCAGCTGCGGCCCGTCGAGATTGTAGACCACCGTGCCGGCATCGGTGCCGGCAATGGCAAGGGCGATTGCCCGGTCGAACGGGTCGGCCGGGCCGCTCAGCGGCTCGCCCTGGAAGAGCGGCGGAAACTGCAGCTCGCTCATGCATGCCCCTCCTTGACCAGTGTCCGGGCCAGGTCCCGGAAGACGCCGGCTTCGGGCGCATCCGGCGCCTGGACCGCGATCGGCGTGCCGCCGTCTCCCGCCAGCCGAATGTTCAGATGCAGAGGCACTTCGGCCAACAGCGGCACCCCGAGTTTTTCCGCTTCCGCCGCCACGCCGCCATGTCCGAAGACGTGTTCCTCGTGGCCGCAATTGGAGCAGATATGGGTCGACATGTTCTCGATCATGCCGATGATCGGCACCTGCATCTGGTTGAACATACTGATGCCCTTGCGCGCATCCAGCAAGGCCACGTCCTGCGGCGTCGACACGATGACCGCGCCGTCGACGATGAATTTCTGGCACAAGGTCATCTGTACGTCGCCGGTGCCCGGCGGCAGGTCGACGATCAGGATGTCCAGCTTGCCCCACTGCACCTGGGACATCATCTGCTGCAGAGCGCCCATCAGCATGGGGCCGCGCCAGACCACCGCCTCGTCGCCCCTGGTCATCAGGCCAATGGAGATCACGGTGACGCCGTGATTGCGCAGGGGCAGGATCATCTGGCCGTCGGGCGAGGTCGGCCGGCCGCTCACGCCCAGCATCTTCGGCTGGGACGGCCCGTAGACATCGGCATCAAGCAGGCCGACCTTGCGGCCCTCGGCTGCGAGCGCGCAGGCGAGATTGGCGGCCACCGTCGACTTGCCGACACCGCCCTTGCCCGACGCGATGGCGATCACCCGGTCGATGCCGGGCACCTTCTGAGGTCCGGATGTGCCGGGCGGCGCCGGGCGGGCCTTGATCGGCTGCGGCTCGGCGGGTTTGGTGGCGGGCGCGCTTGGCGGCGGTGCGTCGGAATGGGCGGTCATCGCGATCTGGACGTCGCTGCAGCCCGCCAGTGCCTTGAGCCGTTCCTCCGCTTCTTTCGCGAGGGTTTCCATTTCGGCGATGCGGCCGCCGTCGATCTCCAGGACAAAGCGGACATTGCCCTCCGACACGCGAAGGGCGCGCATCATGCCGGAGGCGACGATGTTTTCCCCCGTCGCCGGATCGATTACCGATTTCAGGATTTCCAGAACGCTTTCACGGCTGAGCGACACGTCGATCCTACCCCTCGATCTCGCCGTTGACGACGTGCTCCAGGCCGAGTTCCTCGATCGTGATCACGGCCTTGACCTTGTAGGTCTTGCCGCTGGCCGGGGCGGCTTCGCGCACGGCGTTCTCGATCGCCTGCTGCGACGTGACGCCGACCTGTTTCAGGAACTTGCGCATGGACATGTTGAAATCGTCGCTCATCTTATCCTCCTGTTGCATTTGTCAGTGCATTGACTGTTCGGCGCTCCGGCACCTACCCTGACGTGACCTGTCAGCAACGTGAGGGAGGAGCGCGTGGGCTGTCGTCTTTTCTGCGTCGGGCTGTTGGGCCTTGCGCTCTGCGTCGTGTCAGCCGGGGCCGGCCAGGCCCAGTCCCGGTCGTTCCGTCTGTCTGCGCCCGACACGCTGGTCGCGAGCGGGTTTCTCAAGCATCTGCTGCCGCGCTTTTCTCTCAAGACCCAGGTCCGGATCGAACTGGTTGGCACCGGTGAAGCCGATGCACGTTTGTCGACCGAGGGCAGGGGTACGCCGGTCTTTGCCGGCGCCGATGCGACCTGGGTGCTGGTCACCCTGACACCCGGAAACGAACATGTCGATCGGTTCGAGGACTGGATCACCAGCGAGGTCGGCCGCAAGACCATCGGGGCGTTCAAGCCGGGCGGCAAGGCGTTGTTCACGGCGGCGGTCGCCAGGCAGGCGGATGACGAGACCGTGGTCCTTGAAGGCAATGTCGTCGAGGGCGAAAAACTGGCGGTGCGCCATTGCGGCCGTTGCCACATGGTCAACGAGGCGACGCGTCTGACCACGATCGGGTCCTCTCCGTCCTTTGCGGTGATGCGCAGCTTCACCGACTGGCAGGCCCGGTTCGAGGCGTTTTTCGCGCTCAATCCGCACCCGGCTTTCACTCTCATCGACGGGGTCACCGAACCGTTCGATGCCAGCCGTCCGTCGCCGATCGTGCCGCTGGAGATGACGCTGGACGAGCTGGACGCCATCCTCGCCTTTGTCTCCCGGATACCGCCTGCCGATCTCGGTGCGCCGATCCAGTACCAGTGAGAGATGTGATGCCGGATCAATGGTCGCGCCGCTTGCTGATGTAGTCGTCGGTGGTGCGCACCTTCGGCCGTTCACCCATGGCGAAGGGATTGTTCTCGGAGTGATAGACGGCGTTGACCCGGCAGTCGTCGCACATCTGGATCAGGTTGACCGCCTTGTTGTCCTGGAACATGGAATGCTTGCCGGCGAGTTTTTCCGTCAGCCGCATCACGGTTGAGCGCACGCCGAAGGGCTTGCCGCATTCGATGCAGTGGAACGGCTCCTCCTCCTTCAGGACCTTTGGTCTCAAGGCCTCGTCGCTCAGGTCGAGACGCGGATCCAGCGTCAGCGCCCGTTCCGGGCAGATGTTGGTGCAGATGCCGCATTGCAGGCAGGCATCTTCCTGGAAGCGGAGCTGCGGGCTGTCCGGGTTTTCCTTCAAGGCACCGGACGGGCACAGCGAGACGCAGGACAGACACAGGGTGCAGGCGTCCTGGTTGAGCGTGACCGACCCATAGGGCGCGCCCGCAGGCAGCGGCAGGATGGCGCCGCTTTCCGGGACCAGTGCCTTGGCCGCCAACCGGGTGATCTGCCGCCGCGAGCCGATCGGCAGGATCGGCTGGCCGGTGAGGGCATCCGGTGTGTCCTTGTAAAGCGCCGCTGCCAGCTGGTCGGGATCCGCCGGTTCGATCAGCTCGGTCCGGTCTTCCCCTGCGACGGCATTGGCCAGTTCAACCTGGAAGGGCAGGCCCTCGGTTTCCGTTTCGGGAGAGACCAAGAGGGTGACACTGGCAAAACCGCATCCCAGTGCGCCAAGCGCCTCGGCGTGGCCGAAGCCGGCCAGCCCGGCCATTTCCATCGGAATCACATCCGCCGGCAGGCCGCGGCCATACCGTGCGCTGAGGCGGATCAGATCCGTTCCGTGCCCGGGGCCGTGAACAAGCAGGCGCGGCGCGGCATCGCTGTGCTTGCGCCACGTGGATGCCAGCGTCTGGAGACGCTGGAAAGTGTGGGCGACCGGGGGGGCGTCATAGGCAATCGCACCGGACGGGCAGGCCGCGGAACAGCTGCCGCAGCCGGCGCAGATCATGGTGTCGACGGCGACATGATCGCCGCTGGGCGTTATCGCGCCGGTCGGACAAAGATCGAGACAGCGGCTGCAGCCTGTCTTCCGGGCGCGGGAATGGGCGCACAGCTGTTCATCCAGGCGAATGTGGATCGGCTTTTCGAACGTGCCGACAAGCTGGGACGCTTCCAGGACCGCCCTGGTATAGGCCCGGGCATTGCCGGGATCCACTTTCAGATAGCCCTCGCGTTTTTCCGGAGCAGGGAAAAGGGATGCGGCGCGG carries:
- a CDS encoding 4Fe-4S binding protein, coding for MTETKLLLCDCLGSQKIDAEAIEKSSGLPCSRVYTELCRKEAESTAEALQAGDVMIACQQERQAFEELAAELETADPGFVDLRDRAGWTEDSAPVTPKMAALIADAMLPAPGEKVVDISSGGTCLIAGEPEHALSAAADLCDVLSVTVLLSPEAELPVVDDRRFDIVRGRIRSAAGSLGQFKLSFDALQERIPGGRGAPGWTAPRDGGKTECDILLDLRRAASLFPAPEKREGYLKVDPGNARAYTRAVLEASQLVGTFEKPIHIRLDEQLCAHSRARKTGCSRCLDLCPTGAITPSGDHVAVDTMICAGCGSCSAACPSGAIAYDAPPVAHTFQRLQTLASTWRKHSDAAPRLLVHGPGHGTDLIRLSARYGRGLPADVIPMEMAGLAGFGHAEALGALGCGFASVTLLVSPETETEGLPFQVELANAVAGEDRTELIEPADPDQLAAALYKDTPDALTGQPILPIGSRRQITRLAAKALVPESGAILPLPAGAPYGSVTLNQDACTLCLSCVSLCPSGALKENPDSPQLRFQEDACLQCGICTNICPERALTLDPRLDLSDEALRPKVLKEEEPFHCIECGKPFGVRSTVMRLTEKLAGKHSMFQDNKAVNLIQMCDDCRVNAVYHSENNPFAMGERPKVRTTDDYISKRRDH
- a CDS encoding Mrp/NBP35 family ATP-binding protein, giving the protein MSLSRESVLEILKSVIDPATGENIVASGMMRALRVSEGNVRFVLEIDGGRIAEMETLAKEAEERLKALAGCSDVQIAMTAHSDAPPPSAPATKPAEPQPIKARPAPPGTSGPQKVPGIDRVIAIASGKGGVGKSTVAANLACALAAEGRKVGLLDADVYGPSQPKMLGVSGRPTSPDGQMILPLRNHGVTVISIGLMTRGDEAVVWRGPMLMGALQQMMSQVQWGKLDILIVDLPPGTGDVQMTLCQKFIVDGAVIVSTPQDVALLDARKGISMFNQMQVPIIGMIENMSTHICSNCGHEEHVFGHGGVAAEAEKLGVPLLAEVPLHLNIRLAGDGGTPIAVQAPDAPEAGVFRDLARTLVKEGHA
- a CDS encoding DUF6494 family protein, whose product is MSDDFNMSMRKFLKQVGVTSQQAIENAVREAAPASGKTYKVKAVITIEELGLEHVVNGEIEG
- a CDS encoding biotin/lipoate--protein ligase family protein, with protein sequence MSELQFPPLFQGEPLSGPADPFDRAIALAIAGTDAGTVVYNLDGPQLRASLVFAPEKPLEEAMTALPVCGLGLQAALGALAPPEVAVHLDWDGGIKVNGATCGRLRAKASSVLPDAEPDWLVIGLELGMTSPADNPGEAPDRTCLLEEGCADITPGDLLEAWVRHSLYWINRWLEDGPRPVHDDWRALVPNVGEPVEIDGQSGTFVGVDENFGMLLRNGEETSLIPLSTRLET
- the ppk2 gene encoding polyphosphate kinase 2, yielding MKTSQTSTPARKTAAGSTRPGKASNSKPEQSKTSEEIHPTGGGLRHTLAEMRHSSEAIHHVFETGEYPYATKMRRAAYEKRKATLQAELLKAQKWIQETGKRVVILFEGRDAAGKGGTIKRFMEHLNPRGASVVALQKPSEGEQSQWYFQRYIQHLPTAGQIILFDRSWYNRAGVERVMGFCSPAQYLEFMRQCPEIERMFTRDGILLFKYWFSVTQEEQRRRFNQRKTDPLKQWKLSPIDMASLDKWDDYTEAKEAMFFYTDTADAPWTVIKSDDKKRARLNCMEHFLYSLPYPDKDGKVVGHPDPLIVGSSQHVIGRDSHILGKTLHPETKTRRNSDDSPDATS
- a CDS encoding DUF6505 family protein, which gives rise to MKLARAIHLDDSDRNVFFSPARTGEWCLSGGFEFSDWTEADLEGKARQAFANGWLGLETFGRVTFVAVTPIAETEFHQLVGQLARHFVDLYGAPSVDAARGVAEGELRYMADLCEEHPENTLIAVQRELSEDGVRESFRTIAVPEAELDMVAVHGDSH